The nucleotide window ATGGTATGGATATCGAGCCTCAAAAGCAGCCCTCAATATGTTGATGAAAACAGTCTCTATAGAATACGGTCGAATTAGTCCTAAAACCATCGTTGTTACTTTACATCCCGGCACAACCAATACAGATTTATCTAAACCTTTTCAAAAAAATGTTCCTCCTGAAAAATTATTTTCTGTTGAGCGTACTGTTAAACAATTATTAACAGTGATTGACAATTTAACTGAACATGATAGCGGACAGTTTTTTTCTTGGGATGGAACTCGTTTACCTTGGTAATTGGGTTATTTGATTTATGCAATTTTTTTCGCTCTCAGAATTGCTCCAATCAGGAGACAATAAGCTACAATTCCCACTAATCCTAAAGCCCAAATTCCTAAAATTCCACTGGTATTCCATAAAGCATGAGTGATTGAAGCGATTAAATATCCTATGAGTAAAATTTGCCAACGTTGTTTAGGTTTTAAAACACTTAGACCGATATAATAGCCAAAATATCCACTATAAGCCATGTGACCAAATACAGAGGCGACAATCCGAATAATGAGCAATTGTAACCCATAGACTTCTCCTTGTTGTGAGGCTTCAGGAACATATTGCCCTAAAGTTTCTATTAATGTAAATCCTAGTCCTGACGCTGCCCCAAAAATAATCCCATCTAAAGGATCTTTTATTCCTAATTTAGGAGCATTAAACCATTTACTAAAAAGCATTAACCCAAATAAAGGTAAAGCTTTTAATAATTCTTCTGCCAACCCTGCCCCAAAAAAGAAACCCGTAAAGGTTGCCATGAGACTTGTATTTTGTTCGGAAATATTACCGGGAAGAATAACTCTAAAAATAATAACCAATATTGTCCATACAGGAGTGACTAATAAAATAGGGGTAGATATTATAGAAAGAATTAAAACCCATAAAGGCTTTTTTTTCCCACAGAGTTGATAGATAAAGTAAAATCCTCCCAGACCTAAAAAACTGCCAAAAAGAAAGTTAAATAAGTCGCTATTACCTAAAGAAGCCAACAGTAAAACAACCCAGATAATTGTAATAATTCCTGGGATAAAATAAGGCTGTTGCCTAAAATCTTTTCGAGTTGAAACAAAGGGTAAAAGCATCGTCAGGGATAAAGTGCTGGGAGACTGTTGTGAACTTGGCACGTTTATCTCGGTTGGAGTTGACTGAGGAGACTGGTATACTGAGTTAGGGAGAGTAAAGCGAAGTTGTGTATCACCTAAAGTAATAGTTTCCCCATTTTTTAAATATTTAGACCCTCGAATCAGTTTTTTATTATTGACTAATATGGGATTATTTTCCCGTAAATTTTCAATAACAAATTGACTTTTTTGGGGATCAAAACTAATTTGGGCGTGTAACCGTGAGACTTTAGGATCTTCTAAACAAATATCACATAGATTAGGATCTCGTCCTAAACAAATAGTTCCTATTTTTTTATTATTAGGATGATTAATCTCGATAGAGCAATTTTTTTCTATCCTATTTTCTTGCCAATAAAATGTTAATTGTTGAGAAGCACCAGGGAGTAAATTCCCACACTTAAGACAAAATCTATGGGAATCTAAATTAGTTGAACCACAATGAGCGCAGATTTTCATACATCATTCGGGTTGATGCGATCGCTTTTTTTCTCTGTCTAGAGTCCATAAAAAATTGCCCTCTAGAAAGAGCCTAATTTAACTATATTAACAGTAAAAATATTTTTGGCTCATTTTAAGTTTAAAGATTTAAGGTTTTTTCTAGAATCTGTGAAAGAATAAGGAGCGAAGTTAGGGGAATAAAGCCACATTTTTTGATCTGCGCCTTTTTGAGGTCGAATTCTAATCACCTTAATTGTTTTGATGATATTCTTCTGGTTAAGAGTATTGAGAAATAATTGCTGATTCATAGGAGTGGGTAGGAATAAAAACTAAGGGACTGTTTAGATTTTATGTCTGTAGATACAATTGACGTTATCAAAATTCCTGATAAAATTTTACTAAACTTAAAAAAGTTCCTCATTATGATAGAGCTTTATACATTTACCACTCCCAACGGACGAAAACCGGCCATCATGCTCGAAGAAGTTGGATTACCTTATACTGTGCATAAAGTAGATATTACCAAGGGAGAGCAGTTTAAGCCGGAGTATGTTGCGATTAACCCTAATAGTAAAATTCCCGCTATTGTTGATACAGAGACGGAAATAACAGTTTTTGAGTCAGGAGCGATTTTAATATATTTAGCTGAAAAAACGGGTCAGTTTTTACCCACCGAGGCTAAAAAACGTTATCAGGTGATGGAATGGTTAATGTTTCAAATGGCG belongs to Gloeothece citriformis PCC 7424 and includes:
- a CDS encoding PrsW family glutamic-type intramembrane protease; translation: MKICAHCGSTNLDSHRFCLKCGNLLPGASQQLTFYWQENRIEKNCSIEINHPNNKKIGTICLGRDPNLCDICLEDPKVSRLHAQISFDPQKSQFVIENLRENNPILVNNKKLIRGSKYLKNGETITLGDTQLRFTLPNSVYQSPQSTPTEINVPSSQQSPSTLSLTMLLPFVSTRKDFRQQPYFIPGIITIIWVVLLLASLGNSDLFNFLFGSFLGLGGFYFIYQLCGKKKPLWVLILSIISTPILLVTPVWTILVIIFRVILPGNISEQNTSLMATFTGFFFGAGLAEELLKALPLFGLMLFSKWFNAPKLGIKDPLDGIIFGAASGLGFTLIETLGQYVPEASQQGEVYGLQLLIIRIVASVFGHMAYSGYFGYYIGLSVLKPKQRWQILLIGYLIASITHALWNTSGILGIWALGLVGIVAYCLLIGAILRAKKIA
- a CDS encoding glutathione S-transferase N-terminal domain-containing protein; translated protein: MSVDTIDVIKIPDKILLNLKKFLIMIELYTFTTPNGRKPAIMLEEVGLPYTVHKVDITKGEQFKPEYVAINPNSKIPAIVDTETEITVFESGAILIYLAEKTGQFLPTEAKKRYQVMEWLMFQMASIGPMFGQLGHFKRSASEKIAYAINRYETETLRLFKVLNRQLETHEFIAGAYSIADMATYPWIVSANDYLGITVDEHPHLKRWSENLQKRSAVQKGMAILNS